From a single Phocoena sinus isolate mPhoSin1 chromosome 1, mPhoSin1.pri, whole genome shotgun sequence genomic region:
- the LSM10 gene encoding U7 snRNA-associated Sm-like protein LSm10, which yields MAVSHSVKERTISENSLIILLQGLQGQVTTVDLRDESMARGRIDNVDAFMNIRLAQVTYTDRWGHQVELDDLFVTGRNVRYVHIPDDVNITATIEQQLQVIHRVRNFGGKGKGRREFPSKNYK from the coding sequence ATGGCAGTGAGCCACTCAGTGAAGGAGCGGACCATCTCCGAGAACAGCCTGATCATCTTGCTGCAGGGCCTCCAGGGCCAGGTCACCACCGTGGACCTGCGGGATGAGAGCATGGCCCGCGGACGCATAGACAACGTTGATGCTTTCATGAACATCCGCCTGGCCCAGGTCACCTACACGGACCGTTGGGGGCATCAGGTCGAGCTGGATGACCTCTTTGTGACAGGCCGGAATGTCCGTTACGTCCACATCCCCGATGATGTGAACATCACCGCGACCATTGAGCAGCAGCTGCAGGTCATCCATCGGGTGCGCAACTTTGGCGGCAAGGGGAAAGGCCGGCGGGAATTTCCCTCCAAGAACTATAAGTGA